tatataaaatatatataagaaatagaacattttttataatattaaaagaatacaaaTCCTTTCACCAAAACTATGTCACCAAAACCTTTCATTAAAactcttattaaaataaaaaaatttaaattataaacatatgaatatattttaaatatattatttattattaaaatatatttaatattaaatataataatgttttcatacattaaaatatataaaatatttatagaaaaagcaaaatttacaaaaaaaatttgtctctAATTTAACAtacgaaaaaatttgattctaatttttaaactgagaacgatacaaaatgaaaaaattatgttaaaaaacataaggtcacataataatatatacaaaaattttaatgaagtcTCTGATGACGACATGGTAGTTCGTTAAAAAAGTCATGATATAGGACATTGATCAATTTTAAggttatgttattaaatacttactgaaataaattctataatcagTGCTATTTAGTGCACCTCTTTCGATAGTTGTGTATGACATTTTTATTGCGTATTTTTCAAACACAGAACACGATCgtgatttaataaaactacCGGTTACTGTTAATCTCAGCGGATTGgccaatttatttaaaccaCGGCAACGTAACACGTGCAGTGTTAACAACGTCATCCTGACATCTaacgatgaaattatatagtaaaattttgttataacgtGATAAGAAATAAAGTTTTGATAACATAtcgcatataataattactcaTTGATATTCATCcaagaaattaatcaaacaagataaatgtattaataagtatatatatttattgaattgatgtttttgttgttatatatatgcagaaaattaataaaatataagcaaTCAATTTTGTATAGAAAAAATACTGTGTAtcgttttcattattcaatattatcgataatgtGATAACattatagttaaatattttttttgcaaaatttacattttaatttttgaatcaccaaaaattcttataattatttattaattatgtaaaaactatttttaaaatttcagtcAAATTGAACATGACAAATTTTcggaaatttcaatataattaatgattttattaataatataattaacaaattattatttataaaataataataaaataataaaaaaattaaattttttgataaaaaaataaagagaaaaaataaacgaatttaatgaattagtgcattacattaataaattataaaattattaataggatattaatagaaaattataacatttaaatagttcatattaaaatatttttttggtattaataattatctacatCATTATGTAcggttatttttaaacttatcttGCTCACTGAATTATAGTAatagtgaaaaataatgatgacattttataaaattttgtattatatattttgaaacatcGATCTTTGAactattgatagaaaaaaatcaaattaaagtcTCTAGCatgttataatttaagttatatacattcttttgaattaaatgatttttatcataGATGAGAAACAGACTAGACGTGACATCTTacggaatttttattatatgttcatatcaatcgataaatatataaatatattataaattataaattatattaaattataaataatatgcataatatttttataataaacaataaaaatatttagttaaaatttatttttaatcctcatttaataaaagtaattttttttcaatatatataatattataaactattcttttaattatttgtttcataatagtttatcatatataaatataattatgtataataaagtatgtgtaaatatatatttatatactatgaTTCTAacagaatgaaatattttttttatttgtaattttatattaattaaaatttaatttcaatttcacttaTTACTAATGTTGCAATGTTGTTTTGAGTCGAATCGctgatgttaaaaataatactaaaataataagggtatttaatattatcttcttgttttattcataaataaaaaaatatattaaacgttagatctcttttatataataatattctatatatctctgtttaattttgatatatcgatatgatttatattcaatcattctaaaatacaaaatatgatttattttcttacaattattgattttatttattgtattttaatcaaataacacacttttgatatatttaaaaaattaatattcttcctCATCTTCTGTATTAGTTGCATCTTCTTGAACTTCACGATAATCTAATTCCAAAGCAGCTAAATCTTCTCGTGCTTCTGCAAATTCACCCTCCTCCATGCCTTCACCAACAAACCTATAgtttagaataatttgtttcatttatatctatatttttatgttttaattatatataaatttaaatttatatgaaaaaattataaatattaatttaccaaTGAACAAATGCTCGTTTAGCATAcatcaaatcaaatttattatcgattctaGCCCATGCTTCAATTATTGCAGTAGTATTACAAAGACAACACACAGCTCTTTCTACTTTTGCAAGATCACCTCCTGGTACCACAGTAGGTGgttgataatttattcctacctagataagaaattaaattttttattcgactaaaatttgattaaaaatcaattttcgtagaaattaatgtttaataatttaagatattttttattttattttttctttgtaattatattttattttatatgttctaatttatatattttaaattattatcatattattatcatattatcatattctattaatttattagctattattatattttaaattttaaattcatattctatttttatcttatcagACAAACCTTAAAACCAGTCGGACACCATTCAACAAATTGAACATGTTTTTGCCTTTTAATTGTTGCAATTGCTGCATTTACATCTTTAGGAACAACATCTCCTCTATAAAGCATGCATACCGCCATATATTTACCTCTACGCGGATCACAATTCACCATTTGATGATTTGGTTCAAAACAGGAATTCGTTATTTCCGCTACTGTAATTCTTTCATGACCAGCTTTTTCAGCTGATATAACAGGAGCATAAGTTGCCTATAGAATTTCACCAtatcttattaaaacatttgtaaatataaaatttgaacatttttacataaattacattattacataaatatgatatttcaaatgtaattattgACTTACAAGAGGAAAATGTATACGTGGATATGGTactaaatttgtttgaaattcgGTAAGATCAACGTTAAGAGCTCCATCAAATCGTAAACTTGCTGTTATGGATGAAACAATTTGTCCAATTAAACGATTCAAATTAGTATATGTTGGTCTATCAATGCTTAAGTTTCTTctacataattcataaatagcCTGGAAAATGTTacgaatcattataataagttgttataaaaaatgaaattatcataaatttctcctcttatatatacatacaataaatgaaattttaatctatttttagaacatatttttgttttttttagagaattaagacaattaagaaaatataacttgAGAAGAGATgcgcaaaattttttaaataaatattatttacgaaatataGTATTacgaaatgtaata
The DNA window shown above is from Apis cerana isolate GH-2021 linkage group LG4, AcerK_1.0, whole genome shotgun sequence and carries:
- the LOC108003610 gene encoding tubulin alpha-1C chain-like isoform X1: MKKMAKKRECISIHIGQAGVQMGNACWELYCLEHGIQPNGQMPSDTTVGYGDDSFNTFFSETDSGKHVPRAVFVDLEPTVVDEVRTGTYRQLFHPEQLITGKEDAANNYARGHYTIGKEIIDITLDRIRRLTERCRGLQGFLIFHSFGGGTGSGFSSLLMERLSVDYPKKSKLTFSIYPAPQVSTAVVEPYNAILYTHPTLEHCEVAFIVDNQAIYELCRRNLSIDRPTYTNLNRLIGQIVSSITASLRFDGALNVDLTEFQTNLVPYPRIHFPLATYAPVISAEKAGHERITVAEITNSCFEPNHQMVNCDPRRGKYMAVCMLYRGDVVPKDVNAAIATIKRQKHVQFVEWCPTGFKVGINYQPPTVVPGGDLAKVERAVCCLCNTTAIIEAWARIDNKFDLMYAKRAFVHWFVGEGMEEGEFAEAREDLAALELDYREVQEDATNTEDEEEY
- the LOC108003610 gene encoding tubulin alpha-2/alpha-4 chain-like isoform X2; this translates as MRECISIHIGQAGVQMGNACWELYCLEHGIQPNGQMPSDTTVGYGDDSFNTFFSETDSGKHVPRAVFVDLEPTVVDEVRTGTYRQLFHPEQLITGKEDAANNYARGHYTIGKEIIDITLDRIRRLTERCRGLQGFLIFHSFGGGTGSGFSSLLMERLSVDYPKKSKLTFSIYPAPQVSTAVVEPYNAILYTHPTLEHCEVAFIVDNQAIYELCRRNLSIDRPTYTNLNRLIGQIVSSITASLRFDGALNVDLTEFQTNLVPYPRIHFPLATYAPVISAEKAGHERITVAEITNSCFEPNHQMVNCDPRRGKYMAVCMLYRGDVVPKDVNAAIATIKRQKHVQFVEWCPTGFKVGINYQPPTVVPGGDLAKVERAVCCLCNTTAIIEAWARIDNKFDLMYAKRAFVHWFVGEGMEEGEFAEAREDLAALELDYREVQEDATNTEDEEEY